The nucleotide window TTGCGCGAAGTGCaataccatacatgggttgcCAACCCAGTGATGGTACAAAAACATAGCGGCGGgtggagaatgtgtgtcgacttCAAGGACCTAAACAAAGCATGCCCCAAAGATTGCTACGTGCTCCCAGAGATAGACAAAAAAGTCGACTCTCTAGCATCATTCAGATGGAAATGCTTTCTCGACTGTTATAAGGGTTATCACCAGGTCCAGATGAAAAAAGAAGACGAAGACAAAACCGCGTTCCGCACAGATAAAGGCATCTACTGCTACACGAAAATGCCGTTTGGCTTGCGCAACGCAGGCGCAACTTATCAACGCCTAATGGACACAGTCTTCAGCGGGGATATTGGCAAAACTGTcgaagtatacatggatgacctcgtcatcatgagccaTGAAGAGGAGACAATGCTCAACAATATCCAGCGCACGTTCGATTCCTTACGTAGCGCGAACTTAAAACTTAACCCGACAAAATGCTCCTTCGGCATGGAAGAAGGAAAATTTTTGGGTTTCATAGTTACAAGAGACGGCTTTAAGGTTAATCCAGAAAAAGTGCAGGCCATCCAGCTAATGCCATCACCTGCAACAGTCAAAGTAATGCAAAGGCTCGCCGGACGAttagcagctctgaacagattCTTGGCTAATCATGCGGCAAAATCTTATCCACTTATCAGTACGCTGCGAAACTGCGGAAAGAAAACTCCTTTTCAATGGACGCCTGAAGCagaagcagcattcaagcaaATGAAAGAATGTTTAATCCAGCTGCCAACACTGACCgcgccaaaagaaaaagaaccgTTAATCTTATATCTGTCAGCCGCGGAAGTAGCGGTAGGCGCAGTATTAATGGTAGAACGGGAAAATATCCAGACTCCAATctactatatcagcaaaatgctcactGGCCCCGAAACTCGTTACTCAATGATAGAAAAATTGGTTCTAGCACTAATACACGCATCCAGACGCTTGCGCAGGTACTTCTCAGGCCATGTCATCACAGTTCTCACGAATTATCATTTAGGCTAAATATTGTCAAAACCTGATGTGGCGGGAAGATTAGCTAAATGGGCCATTGAGCTGGGAGGCTACAACATTTTTTACAGACCAAGACCAGCAATCAAAGGGCAAGTTCTAGCAGACTTCGCCACTGAAGTTCCCATCGATAAAATACAAGAATGTGAGGCAATCCAGAACCCAACACCTGTTTTCGACGACAGAGTCTGGACCTTACACACAGATGATGCTTCCAATGATGATGGAGCAGGAGCAGGCCTCCGATTAGTCAGTCCGGATAATCACGAACTTACATATGCCATACGCTTAGATTTCCAAAGTACCAACAATGAAGCAGAATACGAAGCATTTTTAGTAGGTCTCCGTCTAGCACTCAAAATGGGGGCAAGAAACCTTAAAGCCAACGTTGACTCAAAGCTAGTAGCTGAACAAGTTAACGGTCGTTATGATGCGAAAGGGGAAGCTATGGCGTTATACCTTGAACAAGCGCGGATGTTAATCAGCCAATTTCAAACATTCAAAGTTaatcacataaacagaagcgagaacaagcACGCTGACGCGCTAAGCAAGTTAGCTGCTACCAGCTTTAAACACTTAGCAAAGGAGGTGCGCATAGAGCTATTATCCAACCCTTCCATTCATCTCAAGCAAGTAAGCATCATAGAAATAGGAGATCCATCCTGGATGTCTCCAATTATCTTGTACCTTCAACACGGAAAACTTCCGGAAGGAAAGGCAGAAGCTCAAAAAATACAACACAAAGCAATAAATTACGAGATGGCGGATGGCGTCCTTTATCGAAAATCATTCATAGGCCCATTACTGTGGTGTGTTGATAAAACAGACGCCCAATACCTAGTCAGAAAAATCCACGAGGGATTATGCGGGATACACGCGGGACCGcgcatggtcgtggcaaaaataatgagcgccggatactactggccaggaATGCACATGGACGCAGTTGATCTATTAAGAAGATGCGAGGCATGTCAACGCCACGCACCAAAGACATTCCGACCC belongs to Helianthus annuus cultivar XRQ/B chromosome 5, HanXRQr2.0-SUNRISE, whole genome shotgun sequence and includes:
- the LOC110943047 gene encoding uncharacterized protein LOC110943047; this translates as MAENSSSHRQPGPRPKVRNNFQIEGSPEHWANRCQAALDTIVMQIVRSDFPNIRSGKEINTTELDPPAPRWGDIQSSQSIDSSYQKQIHMVQGGPSRRPNKRNYDQHWREQQVVFPVVPGGPREERPVIITGEIAFPVTLSDGEHSRIVTVNFMVMPATSRHDVLLGRRSQREFSMITSIPHAACGFPTETGVAILYSSKEVMSVDDEPPAKVVKSSAPNEPEKWVLNNEYPEQTILLGQAISPATRIQLKEFLSNNKDIFAWCPADMTGVPRDIAQHCLNIKPSVEPVAQGRRSFSEEKAKAMDEQVTELLNAGILREVQYHTWVANPVMVQKHSGGWRMCVDFKDLNKACPKDCYVLPEIDKKVDSLASFRWKCFLDCYKGYHQVQMKKEDEDKTAFRTDKGIYCYTKMPFGLRNAGATYQRLMDTVFSGDIGKTVEVYMDDLVIMSHEEETMLNNIQRTFDSLRSANLKLNPTKCSFGMEEGKFLGFIVTRDGFKVNPEKVQAIQLMPSPATVKVMQRLAGRLAALNRFLANHAAKSYPLISTLRNCGKKTPFQWTPEAEAAFKQMKECLIQLPTLTAPKEKEPLILYLSAAEVAVGAVLMVERENIQTPIYYISKMLTGPETRYSMIEKLVLALIHASRRLRRLAKWAIELGGYNIFYRPRPAIKGQVLADFATEVPIDKIQECEAIQNPTPVFDDRVWTLHTDDASNDDGAGAGLRLVSPDNHELTYAIRLDFQSTNNEAEYEAFLVGLRLALKMGARNLKANVDSKLVAEQVNGRYDAKGEAMALYLEQARMLISQFQTFKVNHINRSENKHADALSKLAATSFKHLAKEVRIELLSNPSIHLKQVSIIEIGDPSWMSPIILYLQHGKLPEGKAEAQKIQHKAINYEMADGVLYRKSFIGPLLWCVDKTDAQYLVRKIHEGLCGIHAGPRMVVAKIMSAGYYWPGMHMDAVDLLRRCEACQRHAPKTFRPKNPLIPVTSAWPFQQFGLPLRIISDNGTNFAAEDLQKWFKEMKIEHNFASVVHPQANGQVESVNKQIVDGIKARLGTMRRGWVDELPSILWAHRTMPKTSTGETPFSLVYGSEAVIPAEIGLPSPRMIAMEKQNNEQERRMDLDLLEERRENAAITEARYKSKLEKYYNAHVRVCTFVPGDFVLRDNEASNAEKPGKLAPRWEGPYVINEVLGKGAYTLKRIDGTLVPRTWNAQQLRRCYI